The Alkalibacter saccharofermentans DSM 14828 genome has a window encoding:
- a CDS encoding MFS transporter, whose protein sequence is MRYKNSITDKKMIPMKDKIGYGSGNFSTGVINQVVGTYLVFYCTAILGIPGSLIGTALSLSIIWDALTDPFMGYFSDITKSERFGRRHQYIIFGSIGMAVANFFLWNIDPDMPLTFKFSAIVLLIILIKTFSTVYVTPYTALGAELSKDYDERTEIQSVKTVFFLLGLAFVSVFGMYVFFRPSLQFPSGQLNPLSYRTMGVFSSLITVTFAMYCHFTTRKYIPTLRENIQKDNPRLTVRELFGEFRRIFGNLNFRALSFSYMFNNIASALIANMGLHVFTYTFFLTSQQIAIVVGVQFAVSIVSQPVWYKISERFDKKPAVMMGVFISIASCLLFAFLVAIREEARGSVLYFIPFAVLAGFGTSGLYTIPLSMMADVIDLDELNTGKRSEGSYYGFLTMFYKLSQSITLFIIGWILDLVRFNPDLDFQMESTVIIIGLVIGIGSAVSFVASFLSLKAYGLNKMSVIEIQKKTKTN, encoded by the coding sequence TTGAGATATAAAAATTCAATAACTGATAAAAAGATGATACCGATGAAAGACAAAATAGGATACGGCTCTGGAAATTTCAGCACAGGAGTCATCAACCAGGTTGTAGGGACATATCTGGTTTTTTATTGCACCGCAATTTTAGGAATCCCAGGTAGCTTGATTGGTACAGCATTGAGCTTGAGCATAATTTGGGATGCTTTGACAGACCCCTTCATGGGATATTTTTCAGACATAACAAAGTCCGAAAGATTTGGAAGAAGGCATCAATACATAATTTTTGGAAGCATCGGAATGGCGGTGGCCAACTTTTTCTTGTGGAACATAGATCCCGATATGCCCTTGACCTTTAAGTTTTCAGCTATTGTGTTGCTCATTATTCTTATAAAAACCTTTAGCACTGTATATGTTACCCCCTATACGGCCCTAGGTGCTGAGCTATCAAAGGATTACGATGAAAGGACAGAAATCCAAAGCGTTAAGACGGTGTTTTTTCTTTTGGGGCTGGCCTTTGTTTCAGTTTTTGGAATGTACGTGTTTTTCAGGCCTTCTCTGCAGTTTCCTTCAGGACAGCTGAATCCTTTGTCATATAGGACTATGGGAGTTTTTTCTTCCTTGATAACTGTCACATTCGCCATGTATTGCCACTTTACAACAAGAAAGTACATTCCGACACTTAGGGAGAACATTCAAAAAGACAACCCGAGATTAACGGTAAGGGAGCTTTTCGGGGAATTTAGGCGGATATTTGGTAATCTTAATTTCAGGGCATTGTCTTTTTCATACATGTTCAACAATATCGCTTCAGCACTTATAGCTAACATGGGCCTGCATGTATTTACTTATACGTTTTTTTTAACGAGTCAGCAGATAGCAATAGTGGTTGGCGTACAATTTGCGGTATCCATTGTTTCCCAGCCTGTTTGGTATAAGATATCCGAAAGGTTTGACAAAAAACCAGCTGTGATGATGGGGGTATTCATAAGCATCGCGAGCTGTCTTCTATTTGCATTTTTAGTTGCCATCAGAGAGGAAGCCAGGGGCAGCGTGCTTTATTTTATTCCATTCGCAGTTTTGGCGGGTTTTGGAACTTCAGGTTTGTACACCATACCCTTATCCATGATGGCTGATGTCATCGATTTGGACGAGCTTAACACCGGTAAGCGTTCAGAAGGAAGCTATTATGGGTTTTTGACCATGTTTTACAAACTGTCTCAATCAATAACTTTGTTTATAATAGGATGGATACTAGACCTGGTAAGATTTAATCCGGACCTGGATTTTCAGATGGAGAGCACCGTGATCATAATAGGTCTGGTAATAGGCATCGGTTCCGCTGTGAGCTTTGTAGCTTCATTTTTAAGCCTCAAGGCTTACGGGCTAAATAAGATGTCGGTAATTGAAATACAAAAAAAAACAAAAACCAATTAA
- a CDS encoding citrate/2-methylcitrate synthase, with translation MLKELSQMAEKSSYINPELYTKYEVKRGLRDITGKGVLTGLTEIGEVHSYIICDNEMVPEPGQLFYRGIDVADLTNGFMTEERAGFEETIYLLLFGSLPTKERLTEFNKLLADYRSLPKSFVRDIIMKAPSKDVMNMLARGVLALYSYDKNADDTSVENVLRQSLMLIAQFPLLAVYSYQAISHYHRNQSLIIHSPKAEYSTAENILHLLRPDSAFTPLEAQILDLALVLHAEHGGGNNSTFTTHVVSSAGTDTYSAVAAALGSLKGPKHGGANVKVVQMFDDIKENVKNWESDDEIKAYLTKLLRKEAFDKSGLIYGMGHAVYSVSDPRAEILRAHCQSLAHDKGLEHEFNLYHKVEKLAQEVIQEERKIYKGVSANVDFYSGFVYHMLNLPKELLTPIFAISRIAGWSAHRIEEIVNRGKIIRPAYKSISKRKDYISLESRK, from the coding sequence ATGTTAAAAGAACTGAGCCAAATGGCAGAAAAAAGCAGCTATATAAATCCTGAATTATATACTAAATACGAGGTTAAAAGAGGCTTGCGGGATATCACCGGCAAGGGAGTGCTTACAGGACTTACCGAAATTGGGGAAGTCCATTCTTACATAATATGCGACAATGAAATGGTGCCGGAACCCGGCCAATTGTTTTACAGAGGAATCGATGTAGCCGATTTGACTAACGGATTCATGACAGAGGAACGAGCGGGTTTTGAAGAGACGATATACCTTTTGCTCTTCGGTTCCCTGCCGACTAAGGAAAGGCTTACAGAATTCAACAAACTTCTTGCTGATTACAGAAGTCTTCCCAAAAGCTTCGTAAGAGACATAATTATGAAAGCGCCCAGCAAAGACGTAATGAACATGCTCGCAAGGGGTGTACTGGCACTGTACAGCTACGACAAAAATGCAGATGACACATCTGTTGAAAACGTGCTTCGTCAAAGCTTGATGTTGATAGCGCAATTCCCACTTTTAGCCGTTTACAGCTATCAGGCTATCTCACATTATCATAGAAATCAGAGCTTGATAATACATAGCCCAAAGGCTGAGTATTCCACCGCTGAAAACATACTTCATCTTCTAAGACCTGACAGCGCGTTTACTCCCCTTGAGGCTCAAATACTTGATTTGGCTCTTGTTCTTCATGCCGAGCACGGCGGAGGAAATAACTCCACATTCACTACCCACGTTGTAAGCTCGGCGGGAACAGATACCTACTCTGCAGTTGCCGCCGCCTTAGGCTCGCTAAAAGGACCAAAACATGGCGGAGCAAACGTCAAAGTTGTTCAGATGTTTGATGATATCAAAGAAAACGTAAAGAATTGGGAAAGTGACGATGAGATTAAAGCCTATTTGACCAAACTTTTAAGAAAAGAGGCATTCGACAAGTCAGGGCTGATATACGGCATGGGTCACGCAGTTTATTCTGTATCCGACCCGAGAGCAGAAATATTAAGAGCCCACTGCCAAAGTCTTGCTCACGACAAAGGTCTTGAGCATGAGTTTAATCTTTATCACAAGGTTGAAAAACTTGCGCAGGAAGTCATACAGGAAGAGCGAAAAATCTATAAAGGCGTCAGTGCCAACGTAGATTTCTATTCTGGTTTTGTTTACCACATGCTTAATCTGCCAAAGGAGCTGCTGACACCCATTTTTGCTATATCGAGAATTGCTGGATGGAGCGCCCATAGAATCGAAGAAATAGTCAATAGAGGCAAGATAATCAGACCCGCATACAAGAGCATATCAAAGCGCAAAGACTATATCAGCCTAGAAAGCAGAAAGTAA
- a CDS encoding saccharopine dehydrogenase family protein has translation MGKALIIGAGGVSNVVVHKCCQNSDIFEEICLASRTIEKCDAIVAKLPETKTKVSTAKVDADNTDEVISLIEKFNPDIVINVALPYQDLTIMDACLATGVHYMDTANYEPPDVPKFEYKWQWAYRERFEKAGLTALLGSGFDPGVTGVFCAYAQKHYFDEIHYIDIVDANAGDHGYPFATNFNPEINIREITANGRYFENDDWVEIPPMSMKKTYDLPQIGEKDIYLLYHEELESLSKNIKGIKRIRFWMTFSEKYLTHLKVLENVGMTSIEPIDFEGQKISPLHFLKAVLPDPASLGPRTKGKTNIGCVIQGIKDGKPKTYYVYNVCDHQEAYREVGSQAISYTTGVPAMIGAMMILKGLWKKPGVYNVEEFDPDPFMEALNENGLPWQESFDPILLD, from the coding sequence ATGGGAAAAGCACTGATTATTGGAGCCGGTGGCGTTTCAAATGTCGTAGTACATAAATGCTGCCAAAATTCCGATATATTCGAAGAAATCTGCTTGGCAAGCAGAACTATAGAAAAATGCGACGCCATCGTGGCTAAGCTTCCTGAAACGAAAACAAAGGTAAGCACAGCAAAAGTGGATGCAGACAATACGGATGAGGTAATATCCTTGATTGAAAAGTTCAACCCGGATATAGTAATAAACGTTGCCCTGCCTTATCAGGATCTTACGATAATGGATGCATGCCTTGCAACAGGCGTTCATTATATGGATACAGCCAACTATGAACCGCCGGATGTCCCTAAATTCGAGTATAAGTGGCAATGGGCATATAGGGAAAGGTTCGAAAAGGCAGGCCTTACTGCGTTGTTAGGCAGCGGCTTCGATCCCGGTGTAACAGGCGTTTTCTGTGCTTATGCGCAAAAGCACTATTTTGATGAAATTCATTATATCGACATCGTGGATGCAAATGCAGGAGATCATGGATATCCCTTTGCAACAAATTTTAATCCAGAGATTAACATCAGGGAAATTACTGCTAACGGTAGGTACTTTGAGAACGACGATTGGGTGGAAATTCCTCCTATGTCTATGAAGAAAACCTATGACCTGCCCCAGATAGGCGAAAAGGATATTTATCTTCTCTATCACGAAGAGCTGGAATCTTTATCTAAAAACATAAAAGGCATCAAGAGAATCCGTTTTTGGATGACATTCTCCGAAAAATATCTGACACACCTAAAAGTATTGGAAAATGTAGGAATGACTTCTATCGAACCCATCGATTTTGAGGGTCAAAAGATTTCTCCTCTTCACTTCCTAAAGGCGGTACTGCCTGATCCTGCTTCACTGGGACCTAGAACAAAAGGCAAGACGAATATAGGTTGCGTAATTCAGGGAATCAAAGACGGCAAACCAAAGACTTACTATGTTTACAATGTCTGCGACCACCAGGAAGCTTATCGGGAAGTGGGCTCACAAGCAATTTCCTATACAACAGGCGTACCTGCAATGATCGGAGCGATGATGATTCTTAAAGGCTTATGGAAAAAACCTGGAGTATACAATGTAGAAGAATTTGATCCGGATCCTTTTATGGAAGCTTTAAACGAAAATGGTCTTCCATGGCAGGAATCCTTTGATCCGATTTTATTGGACTAG
- the nspC gene encoding carboxynorspermidine decarboxylase, with translation MTIDFNKIPTPCYVVDESLIIKNLELLKSVQDRTGCKILLALKGFSMHALFPLIGQYLKGITSSSLFEARLGYEEMGKEVHAYAPAYVEEDFDELLGYVDHLVFNSFDQWLKYKAKVKSVKSKNIECGIRINPQYSEISTPIYNPCYTNSRLGVTLDNFKPDLLDGIDGLHFHTMCEQNSDTLERTIKVVDEKFGKYLKNMKWLNFGGGHHITRPDYDIEKLINSIIFMRDKYDIEIYLEPGEAIALNTGYLVGSVLDIVENGMEIAILDASAACHMPDVLEMPYRPHIINSDEPGVLLHTYRLGGNTCLAGDIIGDYSFDKPLKPGDKLVFCDMAHYTMVKNNMFNGVNLPSIAIHSEKEGLKVIRKFTFEDYKNRLS, from the coding sequence ATGACTATAGATTTTAATAAAATCCCTACTCCCTGCTACGTGGTAGACGAGAGTTTGATCATAAAGAATCTCGAGCTTCTAAAATCAGTTCAAGACAGAACCGGATGCAAGATACTTCTAGCCCTAAAAGGTTTTTCAATGCATGCTCTTTTCCCCCTTATAGGTCAGTATTTAAAGGGCATCACCTCCAGCTCTCTCTTTGAAGCTCGTTTAGGATATGAAGAGATGGGCAAAGAAGTCCACGCTTATGCTCCAGCTTATGTGGAAGAGGATTTCGATGAGCTTTTAGGTTATGTAGACCACTTGGTATTTAACAGTTTCGATCAATGGCTTAAGTACAAGGCCAAGGTGAAGTCAGTGAAGTCAAAAAACATCGAGTGCGGCATACGGATAAACCCTCAGTATTCTGAGATATCTACTCCCATCTATAATCCTTGTTACACCAATTCAAGGTTGGGAGTGACTTTGGATAATTTCAAGCCAGATTTGTTGGATGGTATAGACGGACTTCATTTTCATACCATGTGCGAGCAGAATTCTGATACGCTGGAACGAACAATCAAGGTAGTGGACGAAAAGTTTGGCAAATACCTCAAAAATATGAAATGGCTTAACTTTGGCGGGGGTCATCACATAACGAGACCAGATTACGACATAGAAAAGCTTATAAACTCCATTATTTTCATGAGGGATAAATACGATATCGAAATTTACTTAGAGCCCGGAGAGGCAATAGCTTTGAATACCGGCTACTTGGTAGGTTCAGTCCTTGATATAGTTGAAAACGGCATGGAAATAGCCATTTTGGATGCATCTGCAGCATGCCACATGCCTGATGTGCTGGAGATGCCATACCGCCCTCATATCATAAATTCTGATGAACCAGGTGTGCTTTTGCATACCTATAGACTTGGAGGCAACACCTGCCTGGCAGGTGATATAATCGGGGATTATTCCTTTGATAAGCCTCTCAAGCCTGGAGATAAATTAGTTTTTTGCGATATGGCTCACTATACCATGGTAAAGAATAACATGTTTAATGGCGTCAATCTTCCTTCAATCGCAATACATAGTGAAAAAGAGGGGTTGAAAGTGATCAGAAAATTCACTTTCGAAGATTATAAAAACAGGCTATCTTAA
- the trmB gene encoding tRNA (guanosine(46)-N7)-methyltransferase TrmB — MRLRKKPWAEPEMRKDSKVIFNQSEHKGHWKEVFGNASPIHLELGCGKGRFITQKAQENPDMNFIALDYQNEVLIYLLRKINELNIENVRILPMRADFLEAVFSKDEISKIYINFCNPWPKDRHQKRRLTHTRFLEKYDAFLKTGGLLEFKTDDTQLYNDSLRYFYNSGYSLIFKTTDLHNSDLKDNTKTEYEEKFSSMGIKIKYASVERR; from the coding sequence ATGAGATTGAGAAAAAAACCCTGGGCTGAACCAGAAATGAGGAAAGATTCAAAAGTCATATTCAATCAATCAGAGCACAAAGGCCATTGGAAAGAAGTCTTTGGAAATGCAAGCCCAATACATCTGGAGCTGGGATGTGGCAAGGGGCGCTTCATAACACAAAAAGCACAGGAAAACCCTGACATGAATTTTATCGCCTTAGATTATCAAAATGAAGTTCTGATATATCTTTTAAGAAAAATAAATGAACTGAATATAGAAAATGTAAGAATTTTGCCCATGAGAGCTGATTTTCTGGAAGCTGTTTTTTCAAAAGATGAAATTAGTAAAATCTATATAAATTTTTGCAATCCTTGGCCAAAGGACAGACATCAAAAGCGTCGGCTCACTCACACCCGCTTTTTGGAAAAATACGATGCTTTCTTAAAAACAGGAGGTTTACTGGAATTTAAGACTGACGATACCCAGCTCTATAATGACAGCTTGAGATATTTTTATAATTCCGGTTATTCACTGATCTTTAAAACAACAGACCTTCACAACAGCGATTTGAAGGACAATACAAAGACTGAGTATGAAGAAAAATTTTCATCAATGGGCATAAAAATCAAGTATGCATCAGTAGAAAGGCGCTAG
- a CDS encoding DUF1295 domain-containing protein, producing MILYLEIGILVFLYFSIVFLIAQKVENNSIADIAWGPGFAAVAIYAMISNQAANHRLVLGGGLVIIWAIRLFFYISIRNWGKPEDYRYVEMRKKWGTKNYYIKAFVNVFLIQGMFLYVISTPIMIMSASPTGNLGITAYIGLLIWMVGFFFEAVGDYQLRKFVKNSENKGKIMSSGLWKYTRHPNYFGEAIMWWGIFLVSLSSLEDIWGIVSPITINYLLLFVSGVPLLEKKYMKREEFREYAKVTNKFFPWFPKRR from the coding sequence ATGATATTGTACTTGGAAATCGGAATCTTGGTTTTCCTTTACTTCAGCATCGTATTTTTGATCGCACAGAAGGTTGAAAACAATTCAATAGCTGATATTGCATGGGGACCCGGTTTTGCAGCTGTAGCTATTTATGCTATGATTTCTAACCAAGCAGCTAACCATAGGCTGGTACTTGGGGGAGGGCTGGTAATAATATGGGCTATCAGACTCTTTTTCTATATTTCCATAAGAAACTGGGGTAAGCCGGAAGACTATAGATATGTTGAAATGCGAAAAAAATGGGGAACTAAAAATTACTATATTAAAGCATTTGTTAATGTATTCCTAATACAGGGAATGTTTTTGTATGTAATATCCACTCCTATTATGATAATGAGCGCATCTCCCACCGGTAATTTGGGAATAACGGCATATATAGGTTTGTTAATATGGATGGTAGGTTTTTTCTTTGAAGCTGTTGGAGACTATCAGCTTAGAAAGTTTGTGAAAAACTCAGAAAACAAGGGTAAAATCATGAGTTCCGGTCTTTGGAAGTATACTCGTCACCCAAATTATTTTGGAGAGGCGATAATGTGGTGGGGGATATTTTTAGTTTCATTAAGTTCCTTAGAAGACATATGGGGCATAGTAAGTCCCATAACCATTAATTATCTTCTGTTGTTCGTATCAGGGGTTCCACTTCTTGAAAAGAAGTACATGAAAAGGGAAGAGTTCAGGGAATATGCTAAAGTCACAAATAAATTTTTTCCGTGGTTTCCAAAAAGGCGCTAG
- a CDS encoding DAK2 domain-containing protein, whose amino-acid sequence MKVTHLDGEKIYYSFLSGANEVISQKKVLNEINVFPVPDGDTGNNLASTMTTIIEEAKFEGSARETFKSIADAALIGARGNSGIIFAQYINGISMGLKEDDRISISTFAESVKQAVPHAYAAISNPVEGTMITVIKDWADSIYSLKENAADFYDLISGSLDAAINSLKDTPNKLKVLKDAAVVDSGAKGFVHFIEGFARFLHTGKIEELNKDSFGGISFEDHPENVHNEFNFRYCTEGLVQNEGINLDSIKKELKDLGDSLIVAGNESKARIHIHTDNPDEIFMILRNYGIIKQQKVDDMKSQYDSIYNRKYKIALVTDSIADLPRDIMDEHQIHMIPLNLMMEDTAYLDKLTITSENFYDLMDQVEEYPTSSQPNYKVVESIFASLTEHYDSVIAITVAKALSGTHQTVSNAAELFIKAGKKIDVIDSKQNSGAQGLLVMKAAELIEKGYDHDEIVDEINRLAQKTKIFVSVNTLKYMVRSGRVNKVTGIAAKIMNLKPVISLDENGMGTILDKAFSTGANTKKIVKRIKEIKKKETDIRYAIVHAGAEERAAEYESTFKEVIGKDPEYIMSISPIVAMSAGIGCVAIAVMAD is encoded by the coding sequence ATGAAAGTTACGCATTTAGATGGAGAGAAGATATATTATTCATTTTTGTCGGGAGCAAATGAAGTTATCAGTCAAAAAAAAGTTCTAAATGAAATAAACGTTTTTCCTGTTCCAGACGGAGATACGGGCAACAACTTGGCTTCGACGATGACGACAATAATAGAAGAAGCAAAATTTGAAGGTTCCGCAAGGGAAACATTCAAATCCATAGCAGATGCGGCCTTAATCGGTGCCAGGGGCAATTCCGGAATAATATTCGCCCAGTATATAAACGGAATTTCCATGGGCTTGAAAGAAGATGATAGAATATCGATAAGCACTTTTGCAGAATCGGTAAAACAAGCGGTTCCTCACGCATATGCTGCAATAAGCAATCCGGTGGAAGGAACGATGATTACCGTGATAAAAGATTGGGCCGACTCCATATACAGTTTAAAAGAGAATGCGGCAGATTTTTACGATTTGATTTCCGGTTCCTTGGATGCTGCTATCAATTCACTAAAAGATACACCGAATAAATTAAAGGTTTTAAAGGATGCAGCTGTCGTCGATTCAGGAGCAAAGGGGTTTGTTCACTTTATTGAGGGCTTTGCAAGGTTCCTTCATACAGGAAAGATAGAAGAGCTCAACAAGGATAGCTTTGGTGGGATTTCATTTGAAGATCATCCTGAAAATGTCCACAATGAATTCAACTTCAGGTATTGTACAGAAGGCTTGGTTCAAAATGAAGGGATTAATCTGGACAGCATAAAAAAAGAGCTGAAAGATCTCGGTGATTCCCTTATAGTTGCCGGAAATGAAAGCAAGGCTAGAATTCATATCCACACGGACAATCCCGATGAAATATTTATGATACTGCGAAATTACGGGATAATCAAACAACAAAAGGTGGATGATATGAAGTCGCAATACGACTCTATTTATAATAGAAAATACAAGATAGCTCTAGTGACCGATTCTATTGCTGATTTGCCTCGAGATATCATGGATGAACACCAGATTCACATGATACCTTTGAACCTTATGATGGAGGACACAGCTTATTTAGACAAACTAACTATAACTTCTGAAAACTTCTACGATTTGATGGATCAGGTAGAGGAATATCCTACATCTTCACAGCCAAACTATAAAGTTGTGGAAAGCATATTTGCATCACTTACAGAACATTACGATTCAGTGATAGCCATTACTGTGGCGAAAGCCCTCAGCGGCACCCATCAAACAGTATCAAATGCGGCAGAGCTTTTCATTAAAGCAGGTAAAAAAATAGATGTCATCGATTCAAAGCAAAACTCGGGAGCACAAGGGCTGTTGGTAATGAAAGCGGCAGAACTTATAGAAAAAGGGTACGATCATGACGAAATTGTCGATGAAATCAACAGACTGGCTCAAAAGACAAAAATATTCGTAAGCGTTAATACTCTCAAATACATGGTCAGGTCGGGAAGAGTAAATAAGGTCACGGGTATTGCAGCAAAAATAATGAATCTTAAACCTGTTATATCATTGGACGAGAATGGCATGGGAACTATTCTCGATAAAGCTTTCAGCACGGGAGCAAATACAAAAAAAATCGTCAAGAGAATAAAGGAAATCAAGAAAAAGGAAACCGATATTAGATATGCCATCGTCCATGCAGGAGCAGAAGAAAGAGCGGCTGAGTATGAATCAACATTCAAAGAAGTAATCGGGAAGGATCCAGAGTATATAATGAGCATATCGCCAATTGTAGCAATGAGCGCGGGAATCGGGTGCGTAGCAATTGCAGTGATGGCGGACTAA
- a CDS encoding DUF2177 family protein produces the protein MQFLKVYGVAVLVFFAIDLIWLGVIAKNLYQRYLGYLLAPEVNWTAAIVFYLLFVAGMVFFVINPALEKGDIMYAILAGGLFGFITYATYDLTNLATIRDWPLTITIIDLIWGTVLSGLTSTISFLVVKTFLK, from the coding sequence ATGCAATTTCTAAAGGTATACGGCGTAGCTGTATTGGTGTTCTTTGCAATAGACTTGATTTGGCTCGGAGTTATTGCTAAAAATTTGTATCAGAGATACCTGGGCTATCTGTTGGCTCCAGAAGTTAATTGGACAGCAGCAATAGTATTTTATCTATTGTTCGTTGCAGGGATGGTGTTTTTTGTAATCAACCCGGCGCTTGAAAAGGGGGATATAATGTATGCGATTTTAGCCGGAGGGCTTTTTGGATTTATAACATACGCGACTTACGATCTCACAAACCTTGCTACTATAAGAGACTGGCCTTTGACTATAACAATAATCGACTTGATATGGGGTACGGTTTTAAGCGGCTTGACCTCGACGATAAGCTTTCTGGTCGTCAAGACATTTTTAAAATAA
- a CDS encoding flavodoxin domain-containing protein, translating into MKTLIAFTTKYGCTEKCVTKLAQGLNGDVETVNLKTQKSPDIQDFDKIILGGSIYAGRIQKELQNFTSANLEALQDKKIGLFVCGMREGEEALQELNGAFPESLRKIAVAKEFFGGEFIFSKMKFLDKVIAKKVSGMENDTSNLNQGKIESFISNMNNI; encoded by the coding sequence ATGAAAACTTTGATAGCGTTTACTACAAAATATGGCTGCACTGAAAAATGTGTCACTAAATTGGCCCAAGGTCTCAATGGGGATGTTGAGACTGTAAACTTAAAAACACAAAAAAGCCCTGACATCCAAGATTTCGACAAGATAATTTTGGGCGGATCCATTTATGCCGGCAGGATTCAAAAGGAACTGCAGAATTTCACATCCGCCAACCTCGAAGCGCTGCAGGATAAAAAAATCGGACTTTTCGTGTGCGGAATGCGGGAAGGAGAAGAAGCCTTGCAGGAACTTAATGGAGCTTTTCCTGAAAGCTTGCGAAAAATAGCTGTCGCAAAAGAATTTTTCGGGGGAGAATTCATATTCAGCAAGATGAAATTCTTGGACAAAGTCATTGCTAAAAAAGTCTCCGGAATGGAGAATGATACTTCAAATTTAAATCAAGGTAAGATAGAGAGTTTTATCTCGAATATGAATAATATTTAA
- a CDS encoding 3-deoxy-7-phosphoheptulonate synthase, translated as MNMKLIKRLPSKEEIRDLLPVSPDSQKARANKIDEIKSIFSGEDDRFLLVIGPCSADNEDSVYEYIDRLARLQEEVKDRVLMVPRIYTNKPRTTGGGYKGMLHQPDPNKEPDMSEGIKAMRKLHIKALESFHMPAADEMLYPDNYSYLEDILGYIAIGARSVENQQHRLTCSGVDIPVGMKNPTSGDCSVMLNAINAAQQGHRFIYRGFDAESSGNPYAHGILRGAVDPYGKNVPNYHYEDLKFFSELYEKTEFANKAIIIDTNHANSMKRYKEQPRIAKEILWSRKYDPLLKKMVKGLMIESYLVEGSQDVSENTYGKSITDPCLGWEDTEKLVYHIAENS; from the coding sequence ATGAATATGAAATTAATAAAAAGGCTTCCCTCAAAAGAGGAAATCCGTGATCTATTGCCTGTATCACCTGACAGTCAAAAAGCAAGAGCAAATAAAATTGATGAAATAAAATCAATTTTCTCCGGAGAAGACGATCGTTTTCTCCTTGTGATAGGTCCATGCTCTGCAGACAATGAAGATTCTGTCTATGAGTATATTGACAGACTGGCACGACTGCAAGAAGAGGTTAAAGACAGAGTACTGATGGTACCCAGAATCTATACAAACAAGCCCAGAACCACAGGCGGAGGTTACAAGGGCATGCTACACCAGCCAGACCCCAACAAAGAACCTGACATGTCTGAAGGCATTAAGGCCATGAGGAAATTACACATAAAAGCACTTGAGAGCTTCCATATGCCTGCAGCAGATGAAATGCTTTATCCTGACAATTACTCTTACCTTGAAGATATTCTTGGTTACATCGCCATCGGAGCACGATCTGTTGAAAATCAACAACACAGATTGACTTGCAGCGGAGTAGATATTCCTGTGGGCATGAAAAACCCAACAAGCGGTGATTGTTCTGTCATGCTAAACGCGATAAATGCAGCTCAACAAGGTCACAGATTCATTTACAGAGGTTTTGACGCTGAATCTTCAGGAAATCCTTACGCTCATGGGATACTAAGAGGAGCGGTCGATCCATATGGAAAGAACGTGCCAAATTACCATTATGAAGATTTAAAATTCTTCTCCGAGCTTTACGAGAAAACCGAATTTGCAAATAAAGCCATCATAATTGACACTAACCACGCTAATTCCATGAAACGATACAAAGAACAGCCTAGAATCGCCAAGGAGATTTTATGGAGCAGAAAATACGATCCATTGCTTAAAAAGATGGTAAAGGGTCTAATGATTGAAAGCTACCTGGTTGAAGGAAGCCAGGATGTTTCTGAGAATACATACGGAAAATCAATAACTGATCCTTGTCTCGGATGGGAAGACACGGAAAAACTTGTTTATCACATAGCTGAAAATTCATAA